One bacterium genomic window, GATGATATCGACTTCCTCGCCTGCCTTCAACATGCCCCGGTCGACACGACCGGTCACGACCGTGCCGCGCCCGGTGATCGAGAAAATGTCCTCAATCGGCATCAGGAACGGCTTGTCGGTGACGCGAACCGGTTCGGGAATGAACGTGTCCAGCGCTTCGACCAGCTTGAGGATCGAGTCAAAATCCGGACCGGAATCGGCGGAGATAGCCTTGAGCGCGCTGCCACGGATAATGGGCGTCTTGTCGCCGGGGAAACCGTACTTGGTCAGGATGTCGCGAATCTCGAGTTCGACCAGGTCAATCAGGTCCGGGTCGTCGACCAGGTCGACCTTGTTCAGGTAAACGACCATCGCCGGAACGTTCACCTGCGTCGCCAGCAGCACGTGCTCGGTCGTCTGGGGCATCGGGCCGTCCGCGGCCGAGACCACGAGGATGGCGCCGTCCATCTGCGCCGCGCCGGTGATCATGTTCTTGATGTAGTCGGCGTGGCCCGGGCAGTCGATGTGCGCGTAGTGCCGCTTGTCCGACTCGTACTCGACGTGTGCGACGGCGATGGTGAGAATCTTGGTCTCATCGCGCCGGCCCTGCGACTCAGAAGCCTTTGCGATATCGTCGTAGCTCTTGTACTTCGCCAGGCCCTTCTTCTCAAGGACCTTGGTGATTGCCGCGGTCAACGTCGTCTTCCCGTGGTCAACGTGACCAATGGTGCCGACGTTGACATGCGGCTTGGTTCGCGAAAATTTTTCCTTCGCCATCTGGCCATTTCCTCCTTACGGACTTATCTGCTGGTTCTCAATTAGCGACAGCCAATTCGAGGCTGGGCAAAATGAGCCCACGGCCGGAATTGAACCGGCGACCTCTTCCTTACCAAGGAAGTGCTCTACCGACTGAGCTACATGGGCGTGACCGGTGCAGGGTATTATATTGATAACCCTCGCCCTGTCAATAACTAAATGCAAACGACGCCTGACGGCCAATTAGCCGTCCTGGCGCTCAGTTTCCCGGCCCGGCGAGTGCGTGTTTCTCCGGGCCTAAACTGTTGTACTAACTAGCATTACCACGGCACTACGGCCGTGTCGACAACCGTGGTCAGTCTTGACGCCTGTCCGGTACAGCGGGCGATGGGAGTCGAACCCACGCAAACAGCTTGGAAGGCTGTTGTGCTACCACTACACCACGCCCGCACTGAATGGCGGCGCAGACGGTCCGAACGATTGTCGATCTCCGCAGCCGACTGGGGTGCGGACTCCCGCCGGGCCGGTGCAGCAAGAACCGGCTCGGTCGGGAATGGACGGGGAAGGATTTGAACCTCCGTAGGCGTAAAGCCAGCAGATTTACAGTCTGCCCCCTTTGACCACTCGGGTACCCGTCCGCAATCTTGGCAATAGTCAGCCGACAGAGGGATTCGAACCCCCGACCTGTGGTTTACAAAACCACTGCTCTGCCAACTGAGCTATGTCGGCGTATCCACGCCCGGGTCTGGCGGCGTGGGCAGTGAAATATAGCCCAAAAACCCTGAGCGTCAAGAATGCCCGGCAGACAACCCTCAACTACCGACCACCGGGCACCGATGTGGAGTCGATTCCCACCGAACTTGTGAATGACACGCTGATTCGCGACGGGGGGGTCGACATCTTTCGCCGCTTCGTTTGACTTCCGGCCTGCGTCAAATATCCTCAAACATGCGACGAATCGTACTGCTTCTTGGTTTCTGCACCTGTCTTGCGGTTGCGGGCAGCAACCCGATGTGGGATAACGTCCGCTCCAGCTACCTTGACCTGAAGACGCTTTCCGGCTATTTCAAAGAGACCATCTGCTCGGGAAACCAGGGGTCCTGCCTGGAGTTCAACGGCCGATTCGCGATTTCTGTCCCCGACCGATACCGCATTGAGGTCACCGAAGGTACTCAGCAACTCTTCGTCTCGGACGGCACGACCCTGTGGATATACATCCCCAAATTGAAGCAGGTCATGAAGCGTTCGGGCGGAGGCTTCGCTCCGGTGCTCGCCTTCCTCCAGCCTGTCCTCGATTCCACTGTCAGCGTCGAAGTCGCCAAGGATAGCACCGGGAAGTACGTCGTGAAGGCCCTCGTCGAAGATGAGATGTCGGCGATGCAGGACCTCGTGCTTGAACTGAGCGATGACGGTACGCTCATCACCGGCTTCTCCTTCACCGACGGCACGGGCCAGAAGTTCCACTTCAGCTTCTCCGACCAGCAATGGAACACCGAGCTGGACGCCACGATGTTCAAGTTCACGCCGCCCAAGGGCGTGACCATCGTCAAGGAGTAGACGGACCGGCGCTGTGGCCGAACAATGCAGAAGTCAGAAACTCGGGCGATTCTGCGTTCTGAATTCTGACTGGTTCGGCTCCTCATGCTGAAGGATTCCGGCCGGTGCTTCGCCTGCGGGAAAGAAAACCCGCAGGGCCTCAGGCTGAATGTCAGAAAGACAACATCCGGGGTCGAAGTTGACTGCGTACTGCCCGAGCACTTCGCCGGCTGGCAGGGAATCGCGCACGGCGGCATCGTCGCGACGATTCTCGACGAACTGCTTGCCTGGGCCTGCACCAACACCGGTCGTAATTGCGTGACCGCCGAGATGACGGTCCGCTACCGCAAGCCGGTCAAGACCGGCAGCCCGCTCAGGGGCTTCGGCCGCGTGACCGGCGAAAAGGGCAGGCTCATCTACGCCGAAGCGCGCCTCCTTGACGAAGCCGGCGTTCTCGCGGCCGAGGCGACCGGCAAGATGATGCAGGTCTCCGACGCGAGTGTCCAGTGACCAGTTTGCAGTTCCCAGTGTAGCCGAATCCGCCATGAGCCGGACGCCTTGACTGCAATCGACAATCCAAAATCCAAAATCCAAAATCGGCATGCCTGCCTCGTCTTCCTCGGCTGTCCCAAGAACCAGGTTGACTCCGAGCACGTACTCGGCTCGCTGACCGAGGCCGGATACAGCCTCACAACTGACCCGCACGCTGCCGACCTCATCGTCATCACCACCTGCGCCTTTCTCCAATCCGCGGTCCGCGAATCCGAAGCCGCCATCCGGGAGGCGCTCAAGCACAAGCAAGAAAGCCCAGGCAAGAGGATTGTTGTCGCCGGCTGTATCGTCGAGCGCTACGGCAAGAGCCTGAAGCACAAGTTTCCGGCTGTCGACCTCTGGGTCCCGCTGAGCGACATGAGTCGAATTCCTCAACTCCTTGCCAATCGCCGATCGCCAATCGCTATTCGCCGACCGCCTTTCGCCTCTCGCCCCGGACGCTCTGCAATCTGCACTCGTCCTCCCGGCTTATCCTTCATCCCTCATCCTTCATCCTCTCCTCGCGTCCTCTCAACTCCTTCGCACTTCGCCTATCTCAAAATCGCCGACGGTTGTGACAATCGCTGCTCATACTGCATGATTCCCGACATCCGTGGCCCATTCCACTCTCGCCCGATGCGCGACATCGTTGCGGAAGCCCGCGACCTCGCCCGCGCTGGAGTGAAAGAACTGATCCTGGTCGCACAGGACACGACCCTCTACGGTACGGACCTCGGCGGAGGGTC contains:
- the tuf gene encoding elongation factor Tu, with product MAKEKFSRTKPHVNVGTIGHVDHGKTTLTAAITKVLEKKGLAKYKSYDDIAKASESQGRRDETKILTIAVAHVEYESDKRHYAHIDCPGHADYIKNMITGAAQMDGAILVVSAADGPMPQTTEHVLLATQVNVPAMVVYLNKVDLVDDPDLIDLVELEIRDILTKYGFPGDKTPIIRGSALKAISADSGPDFDSILKLVEALDTFIPEPVRVTDKPFLMPIEDIFSITGRGTVVTGRVDRGMLKAGEEVDIIGFGKHDKVVVTSVEMFRKILEDARAGDNVGLLLRGVAKEDVERGMVIAKPGSIKPHKKFKGEVYILTKEEGGRHTPFFPGYRPQFYIRTTDVTGSCTLPAGVEMVMPGDHVTMDIELISEVALEQNSKFAIREGGRTVGAGTVIQIVE
- the lolA gene encoding outer membrane lipoprotein chaperone LolA, whose protein sequence is MRRIVLLLGFCTCLAVAGSNPMWDNVRSSYLDLKTLSGYFKETICSGNQGSCLEFNGRFAISVPDRYRIEVTEGTQQLFVSDGTTLWIYIPKLKQVMKRSGGGFAPVLAFLQPVLDSTVSVEVAKDSTGKYVVKALVEDEMSAMQDLVLELSDDGTLITGFSFTDGTGQKFHFSFSDQQWNTELDATMFKFTPPKGVTIVKE
- a CDS encoding PaaI family thioesterase, with the protein product MLKDSGRCFACGKENPQGLRLNVRKTTSGVEVDCVLPEHFAGWQGIAHGGIVATILDELLAWACTNTGRNCVTAEMTVRYRKPVKTGSPLRGFGRVTGEKGRLIYAEARLLDEAGVLAAEATGKMMQVSDASVQ